The following proteins are encoded in a genomic region of Gimesia algae:
- a CDS encoding tripartite tricarboxylate transporter permease: MESTFITALQNIVSPEVLLVIFLSAVYGLFVGSIPGLTATMAVALLIPLTFYLDNLSAIAAIVTLEACSIFAGDIPTTLVRIPGTPSSAAYTDDAYSLTRRGLHETSLGVSLVFSVAGGLFGALVLILAAPQLAKIAFEFTTYEYFWLYVLGLSCAAIVSTGSRLKGALALMIGLMFATVGLSEVHSVPRFTFGFDELFTGINFIPAMIGLFGLSEVFRNTLTSKTDEETEKLKSALPVEVDKSWFKHLKPVFGGVLPQLWKRKFSWFRSSCIGSTIGMIPGAGADIAAWISYAVSKKCSRTPEEYGKGSLDAVGDATSANNSALAGAWIPALVLGIPGDSVTAIVIGVLLMKNITPGPGIFENPDQLVLVHGIYLTFIIANLLLIPLGFLAIRSGAQLVRIPRRILMPLILMFCVIGSYSINGSYFDVWVMLGMGLLGFVLEVFAIPLGPVVLGIILGGQLEQSFVQNLSKDDSILSFFNRPISAALGIFCIALWLVPLFMPLLRKKWSSPA; this comes from the coding sequence ATGGAATCGACATTCATCACCGCGCTACAGAATATAGTCTCTCCAGAAGTCCTGCTGGTGATATTTCTTTCAGCCGTTTATGGGCTGTTCGTCGGCTCGATCCCGGGGCTGACGGCGACGATGGCAGTTGCATTGTTGATTCCGCTCACCTTTTATCTGGATAACCTGTCTGCCATCGCCGCGATTGTGACTCTGGAAGCCTGCAGTATTTTTGCCGGTGATATCCCGACGACGCTGGTCCGAATTCCGGGGACTCCCTCCTCGGCCGCTTATACCGACGATGCATACTCGCTCACTCGCCGCGGTCTGCATGAAACGTCTCTGGGGGTTTCGCTGGTCTTCAGTGTCGCCGGGGGACTGTTTGGGGCACTCGTGCTGATACTTGCCGCTCCGCAACTGGCAAAGATCGCTTTCGAATTTACCACCTACGAATACTTCTGGCTGTATGTGCTCGGCTTAAGCTGTGCCGCCATCGTCTCTACTGGTTCCCGTCTCAAAGGAGCCCTTGCCTTGATGATCGGTCTGATGTTCGCCACGGTCGGCTTGAGTGAAGTTCACAGCGTGCCCCGCTTCACCTTCGGTTTTGATGAACTGTTTACTGGTATCAATTTTATCCCCGCCATGATTGGCCTGTTCGGACTCTCCGAAGTGTTTCGTAATACGCTGACTTCTAAGACGGATGAAGAAACTGAAAAACTCAAGTCGGCGCTCCCGGTAGAAGTAGACAAATCCTGGTTTAAGCATCTGAAACCCGTTTTCGGTGGCGTGCTGCCTCAACTCTGGAAACGCAAATTCAGCTGGTTTCGTTCCAGCTGTATCGGTTCGACCATCGGCATGATTCCCGGTGCCGGTGCTGACATCGCCGCCTGGATTTCCTACGCCGTCTCCAAAAAATGTTCCAGAACTCCTGAAGAATATGGAAAAGGCTCCCTCGATGCGGTCGGCGATGCCACGAGTGCCAACAACTCGGCGCTCGCAGGTGCCTGGATTCCCGCGCTCGTGCTGGGCATCCCCGGCGACTCGGTGACCGCGATCGTCATCGGCGTACTGTTGATGAAAAACATTACCCCCGGTCCCGGGATATTTGAAAATCCGGATCAGCTGGTTCTCGTGCATGGGATTTATCTGACATTTATCATCGCCAATCTACTGTTGATACCGCTGGGTTTCCTGGCCATTCGGAGTGGCGCGCAACTTGTTCGTATTCCCCGCCGCATCCTGATGCCATTGATTCTGATGTTCTGTGTCATCGGTTCATACTCTATCAATGGCAGCTACTTCGATGTCTGGGTGATGCTTGGTATGGGCCTTCTCGGTTTTGTCCTGGAAGTCTTCGCCATCCCGCTCGGTCCCGTTGTGCTCGGCATCATTCTCGGCGGACAACTGGAACAGTCGTTCGTACAGAATCTGTCCAAAGATGACAGCATCCTCTCGTTCTTTAACCGTCCTATCTCAGCCGCCCTGGGGATTTTCTGCATTGCTCTCTGGCTCGTACCGCTGTTTATGCCACTACTCAGAAAAAAATGGTCGAGCCCTGCCTGA
- a CDS encoding tripartite tricarboxylate transporter substrate-binding protein — protein sequence MNQRAMITVSVRWKLLFLCLFLLNGCAPSTIENYPDRPITIICPWSVGGATDRTSRQLGVYLEQELGVPVNVINATGGRGVTGHSRGLNARPDGYTLAIITVELNMLHWQNLTKLTHQDAIPIVSLVDGAAAVFVKKESPFQNMQQLQDYVKIHPGELTATGTASGGIWHLALAGWLDFSGFNAEDIKWIPMNGAGPSLQELASGGVDLVCCSLPEAKTLYESGQVRCLGVMAEEPLAEFSEVPTFSSQGMDWNISGWNGLVLPVGTPEPIVEKVSAAVKKITDGDVNIIGKSFPEAMREAGLSTRYRADQEFSTFLKSNDETLGKLLTSDAFAQMSTRDTGPLVFPGMIAFAMCVILGCLAIQKKVHALAPEVTGDAVTRQGIINTILVLIGIVFYLLFAEELGFILTAGVVLFLLLWKFGTRWWVCALITVLFIPGIYTLFAHLLRVPLPRGVLGW from the coding sequence ATGAATCAGCGCGCGATGATTACTGTTAGTGTCCGGTGGAAACTTCTTTTTCTCTGCCTGTTCCTGTTGAACGGTTGTGCCCCGAGTACCATCGAAAATTATCCGGATCGACCGATTACGATCATCTGTCCCTGGTCGGTTGGCGGGGCGACAGATCGTACGTCACGACAGTTGGGTGTGTACCTGGAACAGGAACTCGGAGTCCCCGTCAATGTCATCAACGCCACAGGCGGTCGTGGAGTCACCGGGCACAGTCGAGGTCTCAATGCCCGGCCCGACGGTTATACACTGGCCATCATTACCGTCGAACTCAATATGCTGCACTGGCAAAACCTGACAAAGCTCACACATCAGGACGCCATCCCGATTGTCTCACTCGTCGATGGCGCCGCCGCGGTCTTTGTCAAAAAAGAGTCTCCTTTTCAGAACATGCAACAGCTGCAGGACTATGTGAAAATACACCCCGGCGAACTGACGGCTACCGGCACCGCGAGCGGCGGGATCTGGCATCTGGCACTGGCAGGCTGGCTCGATTTCAGCGGGTTCAACGCGGAAGACATCAAATGGATTCCCATGAATGGCGCAGGCCCGTCATTACAGGAACTCGCCAGCGGTGGCGTTGATCTGGTCTGCTGCAGTCTACCCGAAGCCAAGACACTGTATGAGTCTGGTCAGGTCCGCTGCCTGGGAGTGATGGCGGAGGAGCCTCTGGCAGAATTCTCGGAAGTTCCCACCTTCAGTTCGCAGGGCATGGACTGGAATATTTCGGGGTGGAACGGCCTCGTGTTACCTGTCGGGACGCCAGAACCCATCGTGGAGAAAGTCTCGGCAGCCGTCAAAAAAATCACTGATGGCGACGTAAACATCATCGGAAAATCATTTCCGGAAGCCATGCGGGAGGCTGGTCTGAGTACCCGTTATCGTGCCGACCAAGAGTTCTCTACTTTCCTGAAATCGAATGACGAGACGCTGGGGAAACTCTTAACCAGTGATGCCTTCGCTCAGATGTCGACGCGGGATACCGGACCGCTGGTTTTTCCCGGAATGATCGCATTTGCCATGTGTGTGATTCTTGGCTGCCTGGCGATTCAGAAAAAAGTTCACGCCCTCGCTCCTGAAGTGACCGGCGATGCGGTTACCCGGCAGGGTATTATCAATACAATTCTCGTTTTGATCGGGATTGTGTTTTACCTACTGTTCGCCGAAGAACTGGGGTTCATTCTGACAGCAGGAGTCGTTCTGTTTCTGCTGCTCTGGAAGTTTGGCACGCGCTGGTGGGTGTGTGCTTTGATTACAGTATTATTCATTCCGGGAATCTATACCCTGTTTGCTCACCTCCTGCGCGTTCCCCTGCCACGGGGTGTACTTGGCTGGTAA